The Patescibacteria group bacterium genome segment AATTTGTGGTATAATACAATTATCCCAGCCAAAGGTCGCCGACGCTCCAAAGCTTTGGTCGCCGACGCTCCAAAGCTCTGGCGACGGAGCGCGACGGAGCGCTGGTCCGCCTCTGGCGGAAATTATCAATTATCAATCATTATGTCTATCAAAATTGACCAAGAAAAATGCATTGGCTGCGGAACTTGCGAAGCAATATGCTCGAGTCATTTTAAAATAAATGATAATGGCAAGGCCGAGGTTACTAGTCA includes the following:
- a CDS encoding ferredoxin, giving the protein MSIKIDQEKCIGCGTCEAICSSHFKINDNGKAEVTSQDEAECVKEAVESCAVDAIIVD